The nucleotide sequence CCGTCGAAGCGGCACGCCCCGATGATGCTCACCTCTGACCTGGCGCTGAAGATCGACCCGATCTACGAGCCGATCGCGCGGCGGTTCTGGCAGAACCCGGACCAGCTCGAGGAGGCGTTCGCCAAGGCGTGGTTCAAGCTGCTGCACCGTGACATGGGTCCGGTCTCCCGCTACCTCGGCCCGTGGATCCCGGAGCAGCAGCTCTGGCAGGACCCGATCCCCGCGGTGGACCACGAGCTGGTCTCGGAGCAGGACGTGGCCGCCCTCAAGGGCAAGGTCCTGGAGTCGGGGCTCTCCGTCGCCCAGCTCGTCCGGGCGGCCTGGGCCTCGGCGGCCAGCTTCCGGGGCACCGACAAGCGCGGCGGCGCCAACGGGGCCCGGATCCGCCTGGCCCCACAGAAGGACTGGGAGGTCAACAACCCGGCCGAGCTGGCCACCGTGCTGGAGACGCTGGAACGGATCCAGCAGGACTTCAACGCGGCGCAGTCCGGCGGCAAGAAGGTGTCGCTGGCCGACCTGATCGTGCTGGCCGGTTCGGCGGCCGTCGAGCAGGCGGCCAGGAATGCCGGGCACGACGTCACGGTTCCGTTCGCGCCTGGTCGTACGGACGCGTCGCAGGAGCAGACCGACGTGGAGACCTTCGCCGTCCTCGAACCGAGGGCCGACGGGTTCCGCAACTACCTGCGCCCCGGAGAGAAGCTCTCCCCGGAGACCCTGCTGCTCGACCGGGCGTTCATGCTCAACCTGAGCGCACCGGAGATGACGGTGCTGATCGGCGGCCTGCGGGCGCTGAACGCCAACACCGGGCAGGCCCCGTACGGCGTCTTCACCGACCGGCCCGAGTCGTTGACGAACGACTTCTTCGTCAACCTGCTCGACGTCGACACGGAGTGGAAGGCGGCCGAGTCGGCGGAGAACGTGTACGAGGGCCGGGACCGCGCCACGGGTGAGGTCAAGTGGACGGCCACCGCCGTCGACCTCGTCTTCGGCTCGCACTCCCAGCTGCGGGCCAACGCGGAGGTCTACGCGAGCTCCGACGCCAAGGAGAAGTTCGTGCGGGACTTCGTGGCCGCCTGGTACAAGGTGATGAACCTGGACCGGTTCGACCTCGTCTGAACGGTTCCGATGTCCGGGCCGGCCGCGTACGCGCGGCCGGCCCGACCCTTTCGCCGGCCGATGAATTGATTGCGCCTGGCGTCGTGCCTGGCATGACGCCGTTTGATGCAAAGGGGCTGGCACTCGCCCGACAGGTTAGGCAAGCCAAATGATTTGCGTTCGCGCGATGAATAGGAAAGGCTAGCCTAACGATTTCTGTCTGACTCGTTGAATGGCAAAACGGCACGGCGGCGTGTAACGTCGACTTGCGAGATGCCCATCGTCTGTATTTGTCAACGAAAGGGTGAGCTGACAATGACGGACATGTTGGAGATGCCGCGCGTGCACGAGTGCACGGTGACCGAGTGCGGTTACAACCACGACGGCTGTCACGCCTTCGCGATCACCATCGGACAGCAGACGGCGAACTGTGCCACCTTCATCGACACCTCCGCCAAGGGCGGTCTCGACCGGGTCATCGCCCAGGTCGGCGCCTGCAAGCGGGAAGACTGCCGATACAACGCCGACCTCGAGTGCAGTGCCCCGTCGATCCGGGTTGGTCCCCGGCAGGACGCCGCGGACTGCCAGACCTACGAGCCGCGCTGACTCCCACGAGCCGCCCTGACCCGCCTGGGCTGCACTCACCGTTGCACGGGTCGCGTGCACGGGTCGCGCGGACCCGTTGGCGTTGACTACCAGCCTCGCTCGACGGTCAGCAGGGCCACTCCGGCGACGAGGTCGAGGTCGAAACGCTGTTCGGCCCGGTCCCAGCCGGGCGGGGTGAGGTCGGTGCCCCGGGCGATGCCGGAGCGGCGGTCGCCGTCCACCGTCAAGGCACCGGCGCCGCTGGCCAGCCGTACCCGGGTCGGCGGGCCGGCCGGTGCGCGGACCCGGAACTGGTTGGCTCCGCCGGACATCCGTACCGTGAGGGTGCCCTCCGGTGCCGGCAGCGTCAGGTCGATCCGGGTGGATCCGCCGAGGAACTCGACGCCGGTCAGCCGGGCTCCGGCGAGGTCCACCGAGCGCTCCGCCGCACCACCGCTGAACCGCAGGTCCCAACGCACCCGGGAGTTCAACTCGATGTCGACCGCGCCCGGCCCGCTCGCACCGCTCGGCACCAGGTGCAGCAGTACCCGGTCCCTGCGGACCTCGGGTCGCGGCAGCACGTTCGCCCCGGGCGGGGTGCTGATCCGGTAGAGCAGCTCACCGAGGTCGGCCGCGCCGAGCCGGACCGAGGCCGTGTCGGTGACCAGGTCGAAGGTCGCCTCGGCGCGGCCGTCCAGCGGGGCACTGGCCTCGCCGGCATTCGCCGGCTCCACCACCCTGGGCGGTGCGGCCGGGTCGCCGGGAGCAGCGGTACGCGGCACGCCCGCCCCGCCGAAACTGTTCCACAGCAGGGCGAAGACGCCCAGCGTGACCGCGACGAAGACGGGTACCGCGATCAGGGCCAGCGCGAGCCGGGACCGCCACCGGGTCGGCCCCGGCTCGGGATGGCCCGGCCCGAGGAGCGCGGCGCCTGCGGTGGCCGGGACGCCGGCCGACGCCCCGGCGCGCGGTGCGACGGGGACGATCGCGTCCAGGGTGTCCTGGTCCCAACTCGGCCGCCCGGTGCCCGGCTTTCCGGCCCCCGCTCGCCCGTCCGACGGCCGCGTCCGTCCCGGCGGGACGGATCCCGGCCGGCGACCGCCGAGGAAGCCGTCGTCGAGACAGCCGTCATCGAGGTAGGCGTCGTCGAGGTAGCTGCGGTGTTCCAGCGCGCCGGTCGGCACCGGCGGCGCGAGCCGCCGGTCCGGCAGGCCGGCGTCCGGCGGCCCGAGCGGGTCCGATTGCTGCGGGTCCGATTGCTGCGGATCCGGCTCGCGGGGTCCGGCATCCGGCCTGCCGTCGGTCAACTCGTCGGTGCTGGCGGCGCGCTCCACTGTCGTACCTCCTGGCGTCGATCCGCCGGGGACGCCGGCGTTTCCGGCAGGGAGTACGGATCAGAACCGCCGCCGGATCGGCGTCGCTGCCGGACCGGCATTCCCAGGGCGCGCAGGTCCCCGGGCGGGCGGGGCCGCCGGGGCCGCCGGCACGACGCCGGACGTCAGCCGTCGAGCAGCCGGGAGAGGTTGGTCAGGCTGCTGATCAGCGCCCCGATGTAGGTGAGGATGCGGCCGCTCCACTTCACCACCGCGGTCACGATCTGTGCCGCGATCACCGGGATCGTCACCACGAAAATCGCCTCGACGGCCCAGACGACCACCCGGGCCACCAGGTCGGCGATGAGGTCCCGCACGATGTCCCGGGTGAACGAGACGAGGTTACCGGCCGCCTGGGTGGCGGCCGCCATCGCCGCCGAGATCCCGCCGAGCCCGCCGATGGCGTCGACGTTGCAGGCCATCATGCTCCGGTACGCCTCGGCGGCGTCGCCCCGCCAGCCAACCAGGTCCCCGGTGACCCGGGCCTGCAGGTCTGCGGAGATCCGCTGTAGCTCGGCGGCCATGTTGTCCCAGGTCGCCGCGTGCGAGGCGACCACGTCGGGCATCCCGGTGAGCTCGTCCAGGACCTGCCGCAGCGGTTCGAAGTATTCCATCGCCCAGCCGAGGCCGTTCGCCAGCAGGGCGCTGAACGGATCCAGCACGGTCGCCGCGACCTCCACCCCGAGCGTCGCGCCGGCCAGCAGGTCGTCGACCCAGCCCTCGCTGCGGATCGCGTCGACCAGGCCCTCCACGCTGTCGGCCAGCGCGGCGCCCGTCCAGACCTCCCGGGTGGAGCCGACCGGTGCGACGAGTGAGGTGTCGGTCATCGGGGCGCGCCGTCCGGCATCCGCGCGCCCAGCCGGTCGAACGAGTCGGCGGCCCGCAGGTCCGAGTTCTCGTAGTTGTCGGCGGCCGAGCGGAGACTTTCGGCGGCCAGCGACAGGTTCTCCGCGACGTACGCGACGAGTTCGTCCTGCCTGGCGTGCCGGCCCTCCAGCACCCCGGAGATCCATCCGCACAACAGCCCGTACGCCGACTCGTCCTGGCTGATGTGTGCGCTGGCGCCCTTGACCGCGCCGAACCGTTCCGCCAGGTCCTCGACGTTCCCCGCGTGCGAGCGGATCTGTCTCACCTCGACGTCGTAGCCGTCGCCCATCGTCTCACCACCGGTAGGGGTCGCGGTCGGGTGTGCTCTCTCCGGTCTGGAGGTCACGCAACTGCTGGTCGGCCCGGGCGGCGATCGCCCGGGCCGCCGGAGAGTCGGTGCCGACGGTGTCGGCGAGGATCTCCCGGGCCTGCGCGGCGGCCTTCCGGCGGGCGTCGGCGATCGTGTTCATGATCACCCTGGCCACCGCCTCCGGCGCCACCCGTTGGATCCGCTGGTCGAGCCGCAGGTCGAGCAGGGCTCCAGTGTGGTCGATGGTGACCTCGGCCATCCGGTCCGCGGAGGTGGCGGTGACCCGCAACTGCTGGAGCCGGTCGCTCATCGTCCGGGTGTCCGCGGCCAGCCGGTCGAGGCGTCCCTTCCACGCCGCGAGGTGCTCCATGGCCCCGTCGGGGTCCAGGATGCCGCCACCGCCGGGTTGTGGACCGAACACCACCCGCCACCTCCGATGATCGATGCTCCGGCCCATGGTAGAGCGCCCGTCGTGGGTCGAGCGTGCCACGGTGGGGATGCCGGTGGCCAGGTCCGACCGGACCGCACCGGACCCCGGCGACCGGGCGATGCCGGCGAGGGCGTCGACGGGGGCGCGGGCAACGTCGGAGGCGGTCGGCTCGGACGGCGGTCGGCGCCGGTTCCCGGGTACCCATAGACTGCGGGCGCAGGACGGCTCTGCCCTGCGCCTACGCCGTCGGC is from Micromonospora sp. WMMD1102 and encodes:
- the katG gene encoding catalase/peroxidase HPI, translating into MTESVSESENPAIPAPSVKATRPRTNRDWWPNQLDLSVLHQHSTRSNPMGEDFDYAEEFKKLDVEALRRDIFELMTTSQEWWPADYGHYGPLFIRMSWHAAGTYRITDGRGGGGSGSQRFAPLNSWPDNASLDKARRLLWPIKQKYGRKISWADLLVFAGNCAYESMGFKTFGFGFGRQDIWEPEEIFWGPEDAWLGDERYSGDRDLAEPLGAVQMGLIYVNPEGPAGHPDALASARDIRATFARMAMNDEETVALIVGGHTVGKAHGAVDPQYLGPEPEGAPVEQQGLGWKNSYGTGKGADTLTSGLEGAWTNAPTKWDNGYLDNLFKYDWELTASPAGAKQWRPKDRSADDTVPDAHDPSKRHAPMMLTSDLALKIDPIYEPIARRFWQNPDQLEEAFAKAWFKLLHRDMGPVSRYLGPWIPEQQLWQDPIPAVDHELVSEQDVAALKGKVLESGLSVAQLVRAAWASAASFRGTDKRGGANGARIRLAPQKDWEVNNPAELATVLETLERIQQDFNAAQSGGKKVSLADLIVLAGSAAVEQAARNAGHDVTVPFAPGRTDASQEQTDVETFAVLEPRADGFRNYLRPGEKLSPETLLLDRAFMLNLSAPEMTVLIGGLRALNANTGQAPYGVFTDRPESLTNDFFVNLLDVDTEWKAAESAENVYEGRDRATGEVKWTATAVDLVFGSHSQLRANAEVYASSDAKEKFVRDFVAAWYKVMNLDRFDLV
- a CDS encoding DUF1540 domain-containing protein, whose amino-acid sequence is MTDMLEMPRVHECTVTECGYNHDGCHAFAITIGQQTANCATFIDTSAKGGLDRVIAQVGACKREDCRYNADLECSAPSIRVGPRQDAADCQTYEPR
- a CDS encoding type VII secretion target; protein product: MGDGYDVEVRQIRSHAGNVEDLAERFGAVKGASAHISQDESAYGLLCGWISGVLEGRHARQDELVAYVAENLSLAAESLRSAADNYENSDLRAADSFDRLGARMPDGAPR
- a CDS encoding YbaB/EbfC family nucleoid-associated protein, with amino-acid sequence MFGPQPGGGGILDPDGAMEHLAAWKGRLDRLAADTRTMSDRLQQLRVTATSADRMAEVTIDHTGALLDLRLDQRIQRVAPEAVARVIMNTIADARRKAAAQAREILADTVGTDSPAARAIAARADQQLRDLQTGESTPDRDPYRW